The following proteins are encoded in a genomic region of Arcobacter suis CECT 7833:
- a CDS encoding fatty acid cis/trans isomerase, whose amino-acid sequence MKFQFFLLILFITLFTACSTKPLEPVKFEELNKNISFINEIKPILDKRCVSCHSCYNSPCQLKLSSFEGIQRGSTKKSIYENRITAANPTRLFIDATNEKQWRKKGFTSVLDSMEESNESIMMQYLFQKQQNPLSIGTYSPENDELSCVENKEELTDYFDENPHKGMPYGFPALKKEEYNLLMTWLKQGAINDTKNIIGTNFEKEQIKKFENFFNNEDIKHQVTARYIYEHLFLAHISFDEKSGDFYELIRSSTPTGIKPQIIATRFPYDEIKKPFYYRFQKIESTIVHKTHMLYKLNDEKLKRYKELFIDPSWEQKPFLPPYDTRISANALKTFEQIPASSRYQFLLDDVSYIITTFIRGPVCKGQIALNVIQDHFWVTFLDPKYDLSIQDKYFLHDNIPNLSIPNEYGEDPSLYKTFQALDDYELSKKYHTNKALIYNQYYPNGLKLDAIWKGNKNLENDSILTIYRHFDSASVHKGALGDIPKNLWVIDFPLLERVYYSLVAGFDIFGNTAHQLLVRTHMDRLRIEGESNFLEFLPKKSRVDYFNSWYEGWLAQYLSVYIPSNNNVDIQYKTNDYKKEFVEKLFVHTNTKKDPINFIEDGYKKTSIKKVYQTKQEIEESFKSFTLPNSSEFIKSFNNKESNLAFIKIELNSGENLVYTLVINRWHKNVALLFDEDSRLDSKKDRINIVKGLIGSYPNAFIIIKQDKLDDFFNLLQNYEDNEINNKKLLEYVINRANPNFWEIFDWFDTEFKKQDSLEYGLFDLNKYISQAINQN is encoded by the coding sequence ATGAAATTTCAATTTTTTTTACTTATACTATTTATTACACTTTTTACCGCTTGTTCTACAAAACCTCTTGAACCTGTAAAATTTGAAGAACTAAATAAAAATATATCTTTTATAAATGAAATAAAACCTATTTTAGATAAAAGATGTGTATCTTGTCACTCTTGTTATAATTCACCTTGCCAACTAAAACTATCATCTTTTGAAGGAATTCAAAGAGGTTCAACTAAAAAAAGCATTTATGAAAATAGAATTACTGCTGCAAATCCAACTAGACTTTTTATTGATGCAACAAATGAAAAACAATGGAGAAAAAAAGGTTTTACTTCAGTTCTTGATTCAATGGAAGAATCAAATGAATCTATAATGATGCAGTATCTTTTCCAAAAACAGCAGAATCCTTTGAGTATAGGAACATATTCTCCTGAAAATGATGAATTATCTTGTGTGGAAAATAAAGAAGAATTAACAGACTATTTTGATGAAAATCCACATAAAGGAATGCCTTATGGTTTTCCAGCTTTAAAAAAAGAAGAATATAATCTTTTAATGACTTGGCTTAAACAAGGTGCTATAAATGATACAAAAAATATTATTGGTACGAATTTTGAAAAGGAACAAATTAAAAAATTTGAAAACTTTTTTAATAATGAAGATATAAAACATCAAGTAACAGCTAGATATATTTATGAACATCTTTTTTTAGCTCATATTTCATTTGATGAAAAAAGTGGGGATTTTTATGAATTAATTCGGTCAAGCACTCCAACAGGTATAAAACCACAAATTATTGCTACAAGATTTCCCTATGATGAAATAAAAAAACCGTTTTATTATAGATTTCAAAAAATAGAATCTACAATTGTTCACAAAACTCATATGCTTTATAAATTAAATGATGAAAAACTTAAAAGATATAAAGAATTATTTATTGACCCAAGCTGGGAACAGAAACCTTTTTTACCTCCTTATGATACAAGAATATCAGCAAATGCTCTAAAAACATTTGAACAAATTCCAGCATCAAGTAGATACCAATTTTTACTTGACGATGTTAGTTATATAATTACAACTTTTATTAGAGGACCAGTTTGCAAAGGACAAATTGCTTTAAATGTAATTCAAGATCATTTCTGGGTAACTTTTTTAGATCCAAAATATGATTTATCAATCCAAGATAAATATTTTTTACATGATAATATTCCTAATCTTTCAATTCCAAATGAATATGGAGAAGACCCAAGTTTATATAAAACTTTTCAAGCTTTAGATGATTATGAATTATCTAAAAAATATCACACAAATAAAGCTTTAATTTATAATCAATATTATCCAAATGGATTAAAATTAGATGCTATTTGGAAAGGTAATAAAAACCTAGAAAATGATTCAATATTAACCATATATAGACATTTTGATTCAGCATCAGTTCATAAAGGAGCATTAGGAGATATTCCTAAAAATTTATGGGTTATCGATTTTCCTTTACTTGAGCGAGTTTATTACTCTTTAGTTGCGGGATTTGATATATTTGGGAATACAGCACATCAACTATTAGTTCGAACTCATATGGATAGATTAAGAATTGAAGGGGAAAGTAACTTTTTGGAGTTCTTACCAAAAAAATCTAGGGTAGATTATTTTAACTCATGGTATGAAGGTTGGTTAGCACAATATTTAAGTGTTTATATTCCTTCTAATAATAATGTAGATATTCAATATAAAACAAATGACTATAAAAAAGAGTTTGTTGAAAAACTTTTTGTGCATACAAATACAAAAAAAGATCCAATAAATTTTATAGAAGATGGTTACAAAAAAACTTCAATAAAAAAAGTTTATCAAACAAAACAAGAAATAGAAGAAAGTTTTAAATCTTTTACTTTACCTAATAGCTCAGAGTTTATAAAAAGTTTTAATAATAAAGAATCAAATCTTGCTTTCATAAAAATTGAATTAAATTCAGGAGAAAATCTTGTTTATACTTTAGTCATAAATAGATGGCACAAAAATGTTGCCCTACTTTTTGATGAAGATTCAAGATTAGATTCAAAAAAAGATAGAATAAATATTGTAAAAGGTTTAATTGGCTCATATCCAAATGCTTTTATAATAATAAAACAAGATAAATTGGATGACTTTTTTAATCTTCTTCAAAATTATGAAGACAATGAAATCAATAATAAAAAATTACTTGAATATGTAATAAATCGTGCAAACCCAAACTTCTGGGAAATTTTTGATTGGTTTGATACAGAATTTAAAAAACAAGATTCTTTAGAATATGGATTGTTTGATTTAAATAAATATATAAGTCAAGCCATAAATCAGAATTAA
- a CDS encoding SAM-dependent methyltransferase, translating to MIKFSDYFSDWLYGQDGYYSNYKQIGKDGDFFTSVSTSSFFGGSIAKKIIASIEEGFLPSNTTILEIGAHHGYLLADIIQFIYTLKPKLLDTLNFAIVERFENLQEQQKNYLFNSFGDFIKLQHYDDINNVKLENAYIIANEIFDAFACNLVYTNKEGTLQEGFVSNHKIEFFDCIDENIINHCKKYSITKGEVALSYKDFVNIICENITHFEFLTFDYGDRFPRNDFSARVYEKHSVYPIFEENLPLEDLFKNSDITYDVHFNYLKDCFLNNDILDIKFNTQLKSLVEFGILDLLEILKANVDEKTYLKETQKVKILLEPTGMGDRFKTLNVRK from the coding sequence ATGATAAAATTTAGCGACTATTTTAGTGATTGGCTTTATGGTCAAGATGGCTACTACTCAAATTACAAACAAATAGGAAAAGATGGGGATTTTTTTACTTCTGTTTCAACCTCATCTTTTTTTGGTGGTTCAATTGCTAAAAAAATTATAGCTTCAATTGAAGAGGGATTTTTGCCGTCTAATACAACTATTTTAGAAATTGGCGCGCACCATGGATATTTATTAGCTGATATTATTCAGTTTATTTATACTTTAAAACCTAAACTTCTTGACACATTAAATTTTGCCATAGTTGAGCGATTTGAAAATCTGCAAGAACAACAAAAAAACTATCTATTTAACTCTTTTGGAGATTTTATAAAATTGCAACATTATGATGATATAAATAATGTAAAACTAGAAAATGCATACATAATAGCAAATGAAATATTTGATGCTTTTGCTTGTAATTTAGTTTATACAAATAAAGAAGGAACTTTACAAGAAGGCTTTGTTTCAAATCATAAAATAGAATTTTTTGATTGTATTGATGAAAATATTATAAATCATTGTAAAAAATACTCTATTACAAAAGGTGAAGTTGCCCTTTCTTACAAAGATTTTGTAAATATTATTTGTGAAAATATAACTCATTTTGAATTTTTAACTTTTGATTATGGAGATAGATTTCCAAGAAATGATTTTTCAGCAAGAGTTTATGAAAAACACTCTGTTTACCCTATTTTTGAAGAAAATTTACCTTTAGAAGATCTCTTTAAAAACTCTGATATTACCTATGATGTTCATTTTAATTATTTAAAAGATTGTTTTTTAAATAATGATATTTTGGATATAAAATTTAATACTCAATTAAAATCTTTAGTAGAGTTCGGCATTTTAGATTTACTTGAAATTTTAAAAGCAAATGTTGATGAAAAAACATATTTGAAAGAAACTCAAAAAGTAAAAATTCTACTTGAACCAACAGGAATGGGCGATAGATTCAAAACTTTGAATGTAAGAAAATAA
- a CDS encoding sensor histidine kinase encodes MEKTLKKNKQLGKILSTHFVKFSLIPILVVEVALIILYFSINSYISSKNITLLLQEAQSHSQAILENEATIISDKLAEVSRMASILQYTHQNIMANPKQFGLPNGKPQFDVAQNGVFYKTNKIGSSLYYSAKTQITETEKNKAIFTEAMDMSLKSIVDINPNIIAAYFNTWDNMNRLYPFIDKVYEQYGTHIQMEDYNFYYLADLKHNPEKKPVWTSAYLDPAGNGWMLSCVVPIYNKDFLEGVTGLDITINNLVKNILNRKLPYNANLFMVDKEGMIIAMPEKIETLLELKELKEHLYTDSILKTISKPEEFNILTNKSPFASHFKDLIENKTPYATLKIADKEYLTLQQNIDETHWKLMILIDKENIFASIEHLKNLSNKIGYAAIIFLLFFYVIFFYLLLKRITIFSDSITKPIIDLSNQTSQISQDNKKVTLLESNISEIYQLNVNFVSMINELNERTKKLYDAKIFAEEANKSKDDFLANMSHELKTPLNSINIISDVMIKNKSGNLDEKQIKNLEIVHKCGKDLLYLINDVLDLSKLDAKQNHIHNTKINLKNFMTSIYEMFLAQIKAKNIELIFKIDDNLDYIYNDQNKIKQIIRNLLSNALKFTEKGKIYFIVKDDKNNIKIIIQDEGIGIPQDKIEYIFDRFKQLDGSTTRKYGGTGLGLSICKEIITLLNGEIKVTSEQNKGSTFEVIIPKNMNLATSQNLENFQDEFEENNNKNIVLDENTNFISPTKSIEKESIYVLNNDPISFFNLIIELNKKYHVKQLSKVEQLFLIETEDKNPKIIIDISKLRNEDKQDIEKLSTTNLILFYENHISESLENKALKIYQKPLNHDVLFNL; translated from the coding sequence ATGGAAAAAACTCTAAAAAAAAATAAACAATTAGGGAAAATACTCTCTACACATTTTGTAAAATTTTCCCTTATTCCAATACTTGTAGTTGAAGTGGCTCTTATTATTTTATATTTTTCTATAAACTCGTATATTTCATCAAAAAATATTACTCTTTTATTACAAGAAGCACAGTCACACTCACAAGCTATACTTGAAAATGAAGCAACTATTATAAGTGATAAATTAGCTGAAGTTTCAAGAATGGCATCAATTTTACAATATACCCATCAAAATATTATGGCAAATCCTAAACAATTTGGATTACCAAATGGTAAACCACAATTTGATGTTGCACAAAATGGAGTATTTTATAAAACAAATAAAATTGGTTCTAGTCTTTATTATTCTGCAAAAACACAAATTACTGAAACAGAAAAAAATAAAGCTATTTTTACAGAAGCTATGGATATGTCCCTAAAAAGTATTGTTGATATAAATCCAAATATAATCGCAGCATATTTTAATACTTGGGATAATATGAATAGACTTTATCCTTTTATTGATAAGGTTTATGAACAATATGGAACTCACATACAAATGGAAGATTATAATTTCTATTATTTAGCAGATTTAAAACATAATCCAGAAAAAAAACCTGTTTGGACAAGTGCTTATTTAGATCCTGCGGGAAATGGTTGGATGTTATCTTGTGTTGTTCCTATTTATAATAAAGACTTTTTAGAAGGAGTTACTGGACTTGATATTACAATCAATAATTTAGTAAAAAATATTTTAAATAGAAAATTACCTTATAATGCAAATTTATTTATGGTAGATAAAGAAGGTATGATTATTGCCATGCCTGAAAAAATTGAAACTTTACTTGAATTAAAAGAGTTAAAAGAGCATCTTTATACGGACTCTATTTTAAAAACTATTTCCAAACCAGAAGAGTTTAATATTCTTACAAATAAAAGTCCATTTGCATCTCATTTTAAAGATTTGATTGAAAATAAAACACCTTATGCAACATTAAAAATAGCAGATAAAGAGTATTTGACTTTACAACAAAATATTGATGAAACCCATTGGAAATTAATGATTTTGATTGACAAAGAAAATATTTTTGCATCCATTGAACATCTAAAAAATTTATCAAATAAAATCGGTTATGCTGCTATTATTTTTTTACTATTTTTTTATGTTATTTTCTTTTATCTTTTATTAAAAAGAATAACTATTTTTTCAGATTCAATTACTAAACCTATAATTGATTTATCAAATCAAACTTCACAAATTTCTCAAGATAATAAAAAAGTTACTCTTTTAGAAAGCAATATTTCAGAAATATACCAATTAAATGTAAATTTTGTTTCAATGATAAATGAACTAAATGAAAGAACAAAAAAACTTTATGATGCTAAAATTTTTGCAGAAGAAGCCAATAAATCAAAAGATGATTTTTTAGCAAATATGAGCCATGAACTCAAAACTCCATTAAATTCAATCAATATAATTAGTGATGTAATGATAAAAAATAAATCGGGAAATCTTGATGAAAAACAAATAAAAAATTTAGAAATAGTTCATAAATGTGGAAAAGATTTATTATATTTGATAAATGATGTACTTGATTTATCAAAACTTGATGCCAAACAAAATCATATACATAATACGAAAATTAATCTAAAGAACTTTATGACTTCAATTTATGAAATGTTTTTAGCTCAAATAAAAGCAAAAAATATTGAATTAATTTTCAAAATAGATGATAATTTAGATTATATATATAATGACCAAAATAAAATAAAACAAATAATAAGAAATCTTCTAAGTAATGCCCTTAAATTCACAGAAAAAGGCAAAATTTATTTTATAGTAAAAGATGATAAAAACAATATAAAAATCATAATTCAAGATGAAGGAATAGGAATTCCACAAGATAAAATAGAATATATTTTTGATAGATTCAAACAATTAGATGGAAGTACTACAAGAAAATATGGTGGAACAGGTTTAGGTCTTTCTATTTGTAAAGAAATAATCACTCTTTTAAATGGAGAAATAAAAGTAACAAGTGAACAAAATAAAGGTTCAACTTTTGAAGTAATAATTCCAAAAAATATGAACTTAGCTACAAGCCAAAATCTAGAAAATTTTCAAGATGAATTTGAAGAAAATAATAATAAAAATATTGTATTAGATGAAAATACAAACTTTATTTCACCTACTAAAAGTATAGAAAAAGAGTCTATTTATGTTTTAAATAATGACCCTATATCTTTTTTTAACCTAATAATAGAATTAAATAAAAAATATCATGTAAAACAACTTTCAAAAGTTGAACAACTATTTTTAATTGAAACAGAAGATAAAAATCCAAAAATTATTATTGATATATCGAAGTTAAGAAATGAAGATAAACAAGATATTGAAAAATTATCAACAACTAATCTAATTCTTTTTTATGAAAATCACATTAGTGAAAGCTTAGAAAATAAAGCTTTAAAAATTTATCAAAAACCTCTAAACCATGATGTTTTATTTAATTTGTAA
- the pyk gene encoding pyruvate kinase gives MEKRTKILATLGPASHSVEMIEGLIKAGANMFRLNFSHGSHEYHLETLNNIRTAMKNLNKTVGILQDISGPKVRIGDLKEPFELYREDVITFLKDDMVGYKKADKEYVVSINYPDILDKVKIDEYIYLYDGTIRAKVIAIGKEVKAKIENHGILSSRKGVNFPNTVIDIDVITKKDEIDIAWGVENEVDYFAISFVQNAKDMRKARNLLNGYKGKLIAKIEKFDAVANIDEIIEASDGIMVARGDLGIEVPYYDVPTIQKMLIKKANLKGIPVITATQMLLSMTQNERATRAEISDVANAVLDGTDVVMLSEESAVGEDPINVVDTMHNIIAKTEDIYNFDKQYKFPYLDEFDVIQATVTKLADDLKANGILAITSSGKSALKMSRYRPRTPIFTFTHKKKVLNSLTAIWGVEPIGTIKEAQASKMFQKMLKSLDEIGKLKKDGLYVATVGYPVGMPGSTNTIKILTPSEIEYYLNFKDKEKEKKSK, from the coding sequence ATGGAAAAAAGAACAAAAATATTAGCAACTTTAGGCCCAGCAAGCCATAGCGTGGAGATGATTGAAGGACTTATAAAAGCCGGTGCAAATATGTTTAGATTAAACTTTTCACACGGAAGTCATGAGTATCATTTAGAGACATTAAATAATATTAGAACAGCCATGAAAAACTTAAATAAAACGGTTGGAATTTTACAAGATATTTCAGGACCAAAAGTAAGAATTGGTGATTTAAAAGAACCTTTTGAACTATATAGAGAAGATGTAATTACATTTTTAAAAGATGATATGGTTGGATATAAAAAAGCAGATAAAGAGTATGTTGTATCAATTAATTATCCAGATATTTTAGACAAAGTTAAAATTGATGAATATATATATTTATATGATGGAACTATTAGAGCAAAAGTTATTGCAATTGGAAAAGAAGTAAAAGCAAAAATCGAAAATCATGGAATCTTATCTTCAAGAAAAGGTGTAAATTTCCCAAATACTGTAATTGATATTGATGTAATTACAAAAAAAGATGAAATAGATATTGCTTGGGGAGTTGAAAACGAGGTTGATTATTTTGCTATTTCATTTGTACAAAATGCAAAAGATATGAGAAAAGCTAGAAATCTTTTAAATGGCTACAAAGGTAAATTAATAGCAAAAATTGAAAAATTTGATGCTGTTGCAAATATTGATGAAATTATAGAAGCTAGTGATGGAATTATGGTTGCTAGGGGAGATTTAGGAATTGAAGTTCCTTATTATGATGTTCCTACAATTCAAAAAATGCTAATTAAAAAAGCAAATTTAAAAGGTATTCCAGTAATTACAGCAACTCAAATGCTTTTATCAATGACTCAAAATGAAAGAGCTACTCGTGCTGAAATTTCAGACGTTGCAAATGCAGTTTTAGATGGAACTGATGTTGTAATGCTTTCTGAAGAGAGTGCTGTTGGAGAAGACCCAATAAATGTAGTTGATACAATGCACAATATTATTGCAAAAACAGAAGATATTTATAACTTTGATAAACAATACAAATTTCCTTATTTAGATGAGTTTGATGTTATTCAAGCAACGGTTACAAAACTTGCTGATGATTTAAAAGCAAATGGAATTTTAGCAATCACAAGTTCAGGGAAATCAGCTTTAAAAATGTCAAGATATAGACCAAGAACTCCAATTTTTACATTTACACATAAGAAAAAAGTATTAAATTCTTTAACAGCTATTTGGGGAGTTGAGCCAATAGGAACAATTAAAGAAGCACAAGCATCTAAAATGTTCCAAAAAATGCTTAAATCTTTAGATGAAATCGGTAAATTGAAAAAAGATGGACTTTATGTAGCAACAGTTGGTTATCCAGTTGGAATGCCAGGAAGTACAAATACTATTAAAATTTTAACTCCATCTGAAATTGAGTATTACTTAAATTTCAAAGATAAAGAGAAAGAAAAAAAATCTAAATAA
- the thiS gene encoding sulfur carrier protein ThiS, translating into MTLIINGETKEFNDSSSLQNIITDLQIENKVMAAAVNMNIVKKDEWSSFIPKNDDKIELLQFVGGG; encoded by the coding sequence ATGACACTTATAATAAATGGCGAAACAAAAGAGTTTAATGACTCATCTTCACTTCAAAATATTATTACAGATTTACAAATTGAAAATAAAGTAATGGCAGCAGCTGTTAATATGAATATCGTAAAAAAAGATGAATGGAGTAGTTTTATTCCAAAAAATGATGACAAAATCGAGCTTCTTCAATTTGTTGGTGGTGGATGA
- a CDS encoding aspartate aminotransferase family protein: protein MNEQLEQLDKEYVLHTYARNYVNFTKGINATLFDDKNKDYIDFTSGIAVCSVGHGNKRVADKIYEQVLNITHISNLYGIEPQAKLAKRLKELSGYDIRTFFSNSGAEANEGAIKIARKYGETKFENKKYKVITLEHSFHGRTITTVKATGQESMHTPNFAPYPDGFSYKSSVADVYDSIDEQTVAVMIELVQGEGGVQPFDKKEIQDLAKFLKEKDILLIVDEVQTGVFRTGEFLAANLYEIEPDIVTLAKGLGGGVPIGAIMTKLKDIFSPGDHGSTFGGNYLVTTAALEVLDILEEIKDSGALDETIIYFNKKLNDVYEKNREIFTDNVGLGLMRGLRVKDADTLALVIKTAFEEGVLVLKAGKNTLRLLPALTISKEEMNEGFKRLEKALDKIKQG, encoded by the coding sequence ATGAATGAACAATTAGAACAATTAGATAAAGAGTATGTACTTCATACATATGCTAGAAATTATGTAAATTTCACAAAAGGTATAAATGCTACGCTTTTTGATGATAAAAATAAAGATTATATAGATTTTACATCTGGAATTGCTGTTTGTAGCGTGGGTCATGGAAATAAAAGAGTTGCTGATAAAATCTATGAACAAGTTTTAAATATAACTCATATTTCAAATTTATACGGGATTGAACCACAAGCAAAATTAGCAAAAAGATTAAAAGAATTAAGTGGTTATGATATTAGAACATTTTTTTCAAATAGTGGAGCAGAAGCAAATGAAGGAGCTATTAAAATAGCTAGAAAATATGGTGAAACAAAGTTTGAAAATAAAAAATATAAAGTAATCACACTTGAACACTCTTTTCATGGAAGAACAATAACAACAGTAAAAGCAACTGGTCAAGAATCAATGCATACACCAAATTTTGCTCCATATCCTGATGGTTTCTCATATAAAAGTTCAGTTGCTGATGTTTATGATTCTATTGATGAACAAACAGTTGCAGTTATGATTGAACTTGTTCAAGGGGAAGGTGGAGTTCAACCTTTTGATAAAAAAGAGATTCAAGATTTAGCAAAATTTTTAAAAGAAAAAGATATTTTATTAATTGTTGATGAAGTTCAAACAGGTGTATTTAGAACTGGTGAATTTTTAGCTGCAAATCTTTATGAAATCGAACCAGATATTGTAACTCTTGCAAAAGGTTTAGGTGGTGGAGTTCCTATTGGAGCAATCATGACTAAACTAAAAGACATTTTTAGCCCTGGTGATCATGGTTCTACTTTTGGTGGAAACTACCTTGTAACAACTGCTGCTTTAGAAGTTTTAGATATTTTAGAAGAGATAAAAGATAGTGGAGCATTAGATGAAACTATTATTTATTTTAATAAAAAATTAAATGATGTTTATGAAAAAAATAGAGAAATTTTCACAGACAATGTGGGTCTGGGACTCATGAGAGGATTAAGAGTAAAAGATGCTGATACATTAGCTCTTGTGATTAAAACTGCTTTTGAAGAAGGTGTTTTAGTTTTAAAAGCTGGTAAAAATACCCTAAGACTTCTTCCTGCTCTTACTATTTCAAAAGAAGAGATGAATGAAGGATTTAAAAGATTAGAAAAAGCCCTTGATAAAATCAAACAAGGTTAA
- a CDS encoding aspartate carbamoyltransferase catalytic subunit produces MQHLIRTSDFSKEEILAIFDDAREFLKFKPNEILKGKIIVTLFFENSTRTRSSFEIAAKRLGAEVVSLDVGTSSASKGETIYDTVANINAMNPDAIVVRHSECGLPESLKGFVNCPIINAGDGRHSHPTQAFLDLFTIYEHFNGQTEGKRIAIVGDVRNSRVAGSNRRLLPRFGIEVNLVAPDCFKYESDDFKQYNNIREIIDELDIIMSLRSQLERHNLTYFESLNEYAKDYCITNELVGNRDIILLHPGPVNRNIDISDEMLKDPRTKVLTQVTNGVAIRAAILKKLILK; encoded by the coding sequence ATGCAGCACTTGATTAGAACTTCTGATTTTTCAAAAGAAGAAATATTAGCCATTTTTGATGATGCTAGAGAGTTTTTAAAATTTAAACCAAATGAAATTTTAAAAGGCAAAATCATTGTTACTTTGTTTTTTGAGAATTCTACAAGAACTAGAAGTTCATTTGAAATTGCAGCTAAAAGATTGGGTGCAGAAGTTGTATCTTTAGATGTTGGAACATCTTCAGCTTCAAAAGGTGAAACAATATACGATACTGTTGCAAATATAAATGCAATGAACCCTGATGCTATTGTTGTTAGACATTCTGAGTGTGGTTTACCTGAAAGTTTAAAAGGTTTTGTAAATTGTCCAATTATAAATGCTGGTGATGGAAGACATTCTCATCCAACTCAAGCTTTTCTTGATTTATTTACAATTTATGAACATTTTAATGGTCAAACTGAAGGAAAAAGAATAGCAATTGTTGGAGATGTGAGAAATTCTAGAGTTGCTGGATCAAATAGAAGATTGCTTCCAAGATTTGGAATAGAAGTAAATTTAGTTGCACCTGATTGTTTTAAATATGAAAGTGATGATTTTAAACAATATAATAATATTAGAGAAATAATTGACGAACTAGATATTATTATGAGTTTAAGAAGTCAGCTTGAAAGACATAATTTAACTTATTTTGAATCTTTAAATGAATACGCTAAAGATTATTGTATTACAAATGAATTAGTGGGAAATAGAGATATTATACTTTTACATCCAGGTCCAGTTAATAGAAATATTGATATTAGTGATGAAATGTTAAAAGACCCAAGAACAAAAGTATTAACTCAAGTTACAAATGGTGTTGCAATAAGAGCAGCAATTTTGAAAAAATTAATTCTAAAATAA
- a CDS encoding OmpA family protein yields the protein MKSLNFKTLISSFAIITMISGCAQRTGNQTYDENQNAIIGTTIGAIAGIVLGNNIGGGNKGRNKVIGAVAGAAIGGAVGYSMDNQAKEVAQSLNTNVNNNPTAALDPNQDLIVSNTDNYVKIMFRDNMMFETNSENPTYAAGTKIAKITTVLQKYPNTLVQVVGHTDSRGTHAYNLTLSEKRATNVGNIINNTGVQNQIFSKGCSFDKPIAPNTSDANMGLNRRVEVYLYPNQQSVIDVCR from the coding sequence ATGAAATCATTAAATTTTAAAACACTTATTTCATCTTTTGCAATTATTACAATGATTAGTGGTTGTGCTCAAAGAACAGGAAATCAAACTTATGATGAAAATCAAAATGCAATTATAGGTACAACAATAGGAGCAATAGCAGGTATTGTTCTTGGAAATAATATTGGTGGTGGAAATAAAGGTAGAAACAAAGTTATTGGAGCAGTTGCTGGTGCTGCAATTGGAGGGGCAGTTGGTTATAGTATGGATAATCAAGCTAAAGAAGTTGCGCAAAGTTTAAATACGAATGTAAATAATAATCCAACCGCAGCACTTGACCCAAACCAAGATTTAATAGTTTCAAATACAGATAACTATGTAAAAATCATGTTTCGAGATAATATGATGTTTGAAACAAACTCAGAAAATCCAACTTATGCTGCGGGAACTAAAATAGCAAAAATCACAACTGTTTTACAAAAATATCCAAATACTTTAGTTCAAGTTGTAGGTCATACTGATAGCCGAGGAACTCATGCTTATAATTTAACACTTTCAGAAAAAAGAGCTACAAATGTGGGGAATATTATAAATAATACAGGTGTTCAAAATCAAATCTTCTCAAAAGGTTGTTCATTTGATAAACCAATCGCACCAAATACAAGTGATGCGAATATGGGATTAAATAGAAGAGTTGAAGTATATTTATATCCAAATCAACAATCTGTAATTGATGTTTGTAGATAA